A region from the Scylla paramamosain isolate STU-SP2022 unplaced genomic scaffold, ASM3559412v1 Contig2, whole genome shotgun sequence genome encodes:
- the LOC135096153 gene encoding longitudinals lacking protein, isoforms A/B/D/L-like isoform X1 translates to MEAQQFCLRWNNHGSTLVAVFDNLLATESLVDVTLFAEGHLLKAHKVVLSACSPYFQRLFSETQDRHPIVVLKDVGHGELRALLEYMYRGEVNVAQDQLEPLIRTAESLKIKGLADGPRGTPGPVAQRCDSDAPAESPLSTSGAVAGLNQGTSASQGPVQGDRGKVKGEACPGEAREPRTPLGESRVGPRSEGYQLPPSSVPSVLSTVLTMPPALSLAAAAAAAPLVPKIKLEGPTAPQDAPPGSPLAKRRRKARHRSGGESGLDRDSGADSDGRSSSSPSDPLHQLPRIPATITPVGPLHYSLLRDDRREDRRDERSEMSGTVGSNSPSPDSVGGSIRGDAPVTSSPVPRPMSAHGHTSPSPFKSLGGRHDDNSSDANHHSDEEGDTLRGAKQEHSGDSAGPSTSRLPADDAPHTPSYLGWPYPQDPPSSSEDTPSFPSLENTNQDYHHHHHHRNHNPTATTTTTTTPTPISPTPLAFLTHALTQQLLKKLTIEEGENFANNPLGNSQTNALKNAHVGITAAHKGLKDAYMPVGDVEAATRMHAHTQTHKCPQCGKEYLVRRSLHRHLKFECGVEPKFTCPVCTKRCTHKFNLKQHMLSHHKYSVL, encoded by the exons atggaGGCGCAACAGTTCTGCCTGCGGTGGAACAACCACGGCTCCACTCTGGTGGCGGTGTTCGACAACCTGCTGGCCACAGAGAGCCTGGTGGACGTGACTCTATTTGCGGAGGGTCACTTGCTCAAGGCTCATAAGGTGGTCCTCTCTGCCTGTTCACCTTACTTCCAG CGGCTGTTTTCTGAGACACAGGACCGCCACCCCATTGTTGTCCTGAAGGATGTGGGTCACGGGGAACTGCGCGCCCTGCTGGAGTATATGTACCGGGGGGAGGTGAACGTAGCGCAGGATCAGCTGGAGCCCTTAATACGCACAGCGGAGTCCCTAAAGATCAAGGGGCTTGCTGACGGGCCGCGGGGAACACCAGGACCAGTAGCTCAGAGATGTGACAGCGACGCCCCAGCAGAGTCGCCGCTCAGCACATCAGGGGCTGTTGCTGGTTTAAATCAGGGCACTTCAGCTTCCCAGGGGCCCGTGCAGGGTGACAGGGGCAAGGTGAAGGGTGAGGCATGCCCGGGGGAGGCCAGGGAACCCCGCACGCCCCTTGGGGAAAGCCGTGTAGGCCCCAGGAGTGAGGGTTACCAACTGCCTCCATCGTCTGTACCTTCTGTTCTATCCACTGTGCTAACAATGCCGCCTGCCCTGTctctcgccgccgccgccgccgctgcccccCTTGTCCCGAAAATCAAGCTGGAGGGTCCCACGGCCCCACAGGACGCGCCCCCAGGCTCGCCCCTCGCCAAGAGAAGACGCAAg GCGCGACATCGTTCAGGGGGCGAGAGCGGCCTGGACAGGGACAGCGGGGCGGACAGCGACGGCcgctcgtcctcctcccccagcGACCCCCTCCACCAGCTGCCCCGTATCCCCGCCACCATCACCCCTGTGGGACCGCTACACTACTCCTTACTGCGGGACGACCGGCGGGAAGACCGTAGGGACGAGAGGAGTGAGATGAGTGGGACTGTCGGTAGTAACAGTCCTTCCCCTGACAGTGTAGGGGGATCTATCCGCGGAGACGCCCCTGTGACGAGTTCCCCAGTGCCCCGGCCTATGTCAGCGCATGGGCACACCTCCCCAAGTCCGTTTAAATCGCTAGGAGGGAGGCACGATGACAACAGCAGTGACGCTAATCATCACAGCGACGAGGAAGGGGACACGTTGAGGGGCGCCAAGCAGGAACACTCAGGGGACAGTGCTGGACCGTCAACCTCAAGGCTTCCCGCGGATGACGCCCCTCACACACCCA GTTACCTCGGCTGGCCCTACCCCCAGGACCCCCCATCCAGCAGTGAGGacaccccctccttcccctcactggAAAACACAAATCAAG actaccaccaccatcaccaccaccgcaaccacaaccccactgccaccaccaccaccaccaccaccccaacccCCATCTCCCCAACCCCTCTGGCCTTTTTGACACATGCATTAACACAACAATTATTAAAAAAACTGACAattgaagagggagaaaattttGCCAACAATCCGCTGGGAAACTCACAGACAAACGCTCTTAAAAACGCACATGTGGGCATTACGGCCGCGCACAAGGGGCTGAAAGATGCGTACATGCCTGTGGGAGACGTGGAGGCAGccacacgcatgcacgcacacacacagactcataaATGCCCGCAGTGTGGTAAGGAGTACCTCGTCAGGCGGTCACTTCACAGACACCTTAAATTTGAATGTGGTGTGGAGCCAAAGTTCACCTGCCCTGTCTGTACCAAAAGATGCACACATAAATTTAATCTCAAGCAACATATGCTGTCTCATCATAAGTACAGtgtgttgtag
- the LOC135096153 gene encoding longitudinals lacking protein, isoforms H/M/V-like isoform X3 translates to MEAQQFCLRWNNHGSTLVAVFDNLLATESLVDVTLFAEGHLLKAHKVVLSACSPYFQRLFSETQDRHPIVVLKDVGHGELRALLEYMYRGEVNVAQDQLEPLIRTAESLKIKGLADGPRGTPGPVAQRCDSDAPAESPLSTSGAVAGLNQGTSASQGPVQGDRGKVKGEACPGEAREPRTPLGESRVGPRSEGYQLPPSSVPSVLSTVLTMPPALSLAAAAAAAPLVPKIKLEGPTAPQDAPPGSPLAKRRRKARHRSGGESGLDRDSGADSDGRSSSSPSDPLHQLPRIPATITPVGPLHYSLLRDDRREDRRDERSEMSGTVGSNSPSPDSVGGSIRGDAPVTSSPVPRPMSAHGHTSPSPFKSLGGRHDDNSSDANHHSDEEGDTLRGAKQEHSGDSAGPSTSRLPADDAPHTPSYLGWPYPQDPPSSSEDTPSFPSLENTNQDYLRAYNLVRAGFQGLLPPRVSSDLLVRPPPLGLPLLLKNRDFKYSKPTSPSLSYPYNAETPKQFAV, encoded by the exons atggaGGCGCAACAGTTCTGCCTGCGGTGGAACAACCACGGCTCCACTCTGGTGGCGGTGTTCGACAACCTGCTGGCCACAGAGAGCCTGGTGGACGTGACTCTATTTGCGGAGGGTCACTTGCTCAAGGCTCATAAGGTGGTCCTCTCTGCCTGTTCACCTTACTTCCAG CGGCTGTTTTCTGAGACACAGGACCGCCACCCCATTGTTGTCCTGAAGGATGTGGGTCACGGGGAACTGCGCGCCCTGCTGGAGTATATGTACCGGGGGGAGGTGAACGTAGCGCAGGATCAGCTGGAGCCCTTAATACGCACAGCGGAGTCCCTAAAGATCAAGGGGCTTGCTGACGGGCCGCGGGGAACACCAGGACCAGTAGCTCAGAGATGTGACAGCGACGCCCCAGCAGAGTCGCCGCTCAGCACATCAGGGGCTGTTGCTGGTTTAAATCAGGGCACTTCAGCTTCCCAGGGGCCCGTGCAGGGTGACAGGGGCAAGGTGAAGGGTGAGGCATGCCCGGGGGAGGCCAGGGAACCCCGCACGCCCCTTGGGGAAAGCCGTGTAGGCCCCAGGAGTGAGGGTTACCAACTGCCTCCATCGTCTGTACCTTCTGTTCTATCCACTGTGCTAACAATGCCGCCTGCCCTGTctctcgccgccgccgccgccgctgcccccCTTGTCCCGAAAATCAAGCTGGAGGGTCCCACGGCCCCACAGGACGCGCCCCCAGGCTCGCCCCTCGCCAAGAGAAGACGCAAg GCGCGACATCGTTCAGGGGGCGAGAGCGGCCTGGACAGGGACAGCGGGGCGGACAGCGACGGCcgctcgtcctcctcccccagcGACCCCCTCCACCAGCTGCCCCGTATCCCCGCCACCATCACCCCTGTGGGACCGCTACACTACTCCTTACTGCGGGACGACCGGCGGGAAGACCGTAGGGACGAGAGGAGTGAGATGAGTGGGACTGTCGGTAGTAACAGTCCTTCCCCTGACAGTGTAGGGGGATCTATCCGCGGAGACGCCCCTGTGACGAGTTCCCCAGTGCCCCGGCCTATGTCAGCGCATGGGCACACCTCCCCAAGTCCGTTTAAATCGCTAGGAGGGAGGCACGATGACAACAGCAGTGACGCTAATCATCACAGCGACGAGGAAGGGGACACGTTGAGGGGCGCCAAGCAGGAACACTCAGGGGACAGTGCTGGACCGTCAACCTCAAGGCTTCCCGCGGATGACGCCCCTCACACACCCA GTTACCTCGGCTGGCCCTACCCCCAGGACCCCCCATCCAGCAGTGAGGacaccccctccttcccctcactggAAAACACAAATCAAG ACTATTTACGCGCATATAACCTGGTACGTGCAGGCTTCCAAGGCCTTCTTCCGCCGCGGGTGAGTAGCGACCTGCTGGTACGACCTCCCCCCCTCGGCCTGCCTCTGCTGCTAAAAAACCGTGACTTTAAGTACAGCAAGCCCACGTCACCAAGTCTGAGCTACCCGTACAACGCCGAGACCCCAAAGCAGTTCGCAGTGTGA
- the LOC135096153 gene encoding longitudinals lacking protein, isoforms H/M/V-like isoform X4: protein MEAQQFCLRWNNHGSTLVAVFDNLLATESLVDVTLFAEGHLLKAHKVVLSACSPYFQRLFSETQDRHPIVVLKDVGHGELRALLEYMYRGEVNVAQDQLEPLIRTAESLKIKGLADGPRGTPGPVAQRCDSDAPAESPLSTSGAVAGLNQGTSASQGPVQGDRGKVKGEACPGEAREPRTPLGESRVGPRSEGYQLPPSSVPSVLSTVLTMPPALSLAAAAAAAPLVPKIKLEGPTAPQDAPPGSPLAKRRRKARHRSGGESGLDRDSGADSDGRSSSSPSDPLHQLPRIPATITPVGPLHYSLLRDDRREDRRDERSEMSGTVGSNSPSPDSVGGSIRGDAPVTSSPVPRPMSAHGHTSPSPFKSLGGRHDDNSSDANHHSDEEGDTLRGAKQEHSGDSAGPSTSRLPADDAPHTPSYLGWPYPQDPPSSSEDTPSFPSLENTNQDSSFSPCLST, encoded by the exons atggaGGCGCAACAGTTCTGCCTGCGGTGGAACAACCACGGCTCCACTCTGGTGGCGGTGTTCGACAACCTGCTGGCCACAGAGAGCCTGGTGGACGTGACTCTATTTGCGGAGGGTCACTTGCTCAAGGCTCATAAGGTGGTCCTCTCTGCCTGTTCACCTTACTTCCAG CGGCTGTTTTCTGAGACACAGGACCGCCACCCCATTGTTGTCCTGAAGGATGTGGGTCACGGGGAACTGCGCGCCCTGCTGGAGTATATGTACCGGGGGGAGGTGAACGTAGCGCAGGATCAGCTGGAGCCCTTAATACGCACAGCGGAGTCCCTAAAGATCAAGGGGCTTGCTGACGGGCCGCGGGGAACACCAGGACCAGTAGCTCAGAGATGTGACAGCGACGCCCCAGCAGAGTCGCCGCTCAGCACATCAGGGGCTGTTGCTGGTTTAAATCAGGGCACTTCAGCTTCCCAGGGGCCCGTGCAGGGTGACAGGGGCAAGGTGAAGGGTGAGGCATGCCCGGGGGAGGCCAGGGAACCCCGCACGCCCCTTGGGGAAAGCCGTGTAGGCCCCAGGAGTGAGGGTTACCAACTGCCTCCATCGTCTGTACCTTCTGTTCTATCCACTGTGCTAACAATGCCGCCTGCCCTGTctctcgccgccgccgccgccgctgcccccCTTGTCCCGAAAATCAAGCTGGAGGGTCCCACGGCCCCACAGGACGCGCCCCCAGGCTCGCCCCTCGCCAAGAGAAGACGCAAg GCGCGACATCGTTCAGGGGGCGAGAGCGGCCTGGACAGGGACAGCGGGGCGGACAGCGACGGCcgctcgtcctcctcccccagcGACCCCCTCCACCAGCTGCCCCGTATCCCCGCCACCATCACCCCTGTGGGACCGCTACACTACTCCTTACTGCGGGACGACCGGCGGGAAGACCGTAGGGACGAGAGGAGTGAGATGAGTGGGACTGTCGGTAGTAACAGTCCTTCCCCTGACAGTGTAGGGGGATCTATCCGCGGAGACGCCCCTGTGACGAGTTCCCCAGTGCCCCGGCCTATGTCAGCGCATGGGCACACCTCCCCAAGTCCGTTTAAATCGCTAGGAGGGAGGCACGATGACAACAGCAGTGACGCTAATCATCACAGCGACGAGGAAGGGGACACGTTGAGGGGCGCCAAGCAGGAACACTCAGGGGACAGTGCTGGACCGTCAACCTCAAGGCTTCCCGCGGATGACGCCCCTCACACACCCA GTTACCTCGGCTGGCCCTACCCCCAGGACCCCCCATCCAGCAGTGAGGacaccccctccttcccctcactggAAAACACAAATCAAG ATAGCAgcttctctccttgtctctccacCTAA
- the LOC135096153 gene encoding longitudinals lacking protein, isoforms A/B/D/L-like isoform X2, with amino-acid sequence MEAQQFCLRWNNHGSTLVAVFDNLLATESLVDVTLFAEGHLLKAHKVVLSACSPYFQRLFSETQDRHPIVVLKDVGHGELRALLEYMYRGEVNVAQDQLEPLIRTAESLKIKGLADGPRGTPGPVAQRCDSDAPAESPLSTSGAVAGLNQGTSASQGPVQGDRGKVKGEACPGEAREPRTPLGESRVGPRSEGYQLPPSSVPSVLSTVLTMPPALSLAAAAAAAPLVPKIKLEGPTAPQDAPPGSPLAKRRRKARHRSGGESGLDRDSGADSDGRSSSSPSDPLHQLPRIPATITPVGPLHYSLLRDDRREDRRDERSEMSGTVGSNSPSPDSVGGSIRGDAPVTSSPVPRPMSAHGHTSPSPFKSLGGRHDDNSSDANHHSDEEGDTLRGAKQEHSGDSAGPSTSRLPADDAPHTPSYLGWPYPQDPPSSSEDTPSFPSLENTNQGIWKKNFLAPYFPPRPHPGLGPPFPGLYGHPPSSPWGGRSPPGPGVLGGGPGVLCAHECSRCSRLYKTRKGLKHHVKNECGVEPRFQCSHCDWRFKQKAHLLRHVARKHTAT; translated from the exons atggaGGCGCAACAGTTCTGCCTGCGGTGGAACAACCACGGCTCCACTCTGGTGGCGGTGTTCGACAACCTGCTGGCCACAGAGAGCCTGGTGGACGTGACTCTATTTGCGGAGGGTCACTTGCTCAAGGCTCATAAGGTGGTCCTCTCTGCCTGTTCACCTTACTTCCAG CGGCTGTTTTCTGAGACACAGGACCGCCACCCCATTGTTGTCCTGAAGGATGTGGGTCACGGGGAACTGCGCGCCCTGCTGGAGTATATGTACCGGGGGGAGGTGAACGTAGCGCAGGATCAGCTGGAGCCCTTAATACGCACAGCGGAGTCCCTAAAGATCAAGGGGCTTGCTGACGGGCCGCGGGGAACACCAGGACCAGTAGCTCAGAGATGTGACAGCGACGCCCCAGCAGAGTCGCCGCTCAGCACATCAGGGGCTGTTGCTGGTTTAAATCAGGGCACTTCAGCTTCCCAGGGGCCCGTGCAGGGTGACAGGGGCAAGGTGAAGGGTGAGGCATGCCCGGGGGAGGCCAGGGAACCCCGCACGCCCCTTGGGGAAAGCCGTGTAGGCCCCAGGAGTGAGGGTTACCAACTGCCTCCATCGTCTGTACCTTCTGTTCTATCCACTGTGCTAACAATGCCGCCTGCCCTGTctctcgccgccgccgccgccgctgcccccCTTGTCCCGAAAATCAAGCTGGAGGGTCCCACGGCCCCACAGGACGCGCCCCCAGGCTCGCCCCTCGCCAAGAGAAGACGCAAg GCGCGACATCGTTCAGGGGGCGAGAGCGGCCTGGACAGGGACAGCGGGGCGGACAGCGACGGCcgctcgtcctcctcccccagcGACCCCCTCCACCAGCTGCCCCGTATCCCCGCCACCATCACCCCTGTGGGACCGCTACACTACTCCTTACTGCGGGACGACCGGCGGGAAGACCGTAGGGACGAGAGGAGTGAGATGAGTGGGACTGTCGGTAGTAACAGTCCTTCCCCTGACAGTGTAGGGGGATCTATCCGCGGAGACGCCCCTGTGACGAGTTCCCCAGTGCCCCGGCCTATGTCAGCGCATGGGCACACCTCCCCAAGTCCGTTTAAATCGCTAGGAGGGAGGCACGATGACAACAGCAGTGACGCTAATCATCACAGCGACGAGGAAGGGGACACGTTGAGGGGCGCCAAGCAGGAACACTCAGGGGACAGTGCTGGACCGTCAACCTCAAGGCTTCCCGCGGATGACGCCCCTCACACACCCA GTTACCTCGGCTGGCCCTACCCCCAGGACCCCCCATCCAGCAGTGAGGacaccccctccttcccctcactggAAAACACAAATCAAG GAATCTGGAAAAAGAATTTTTTGGCACCATATTTCCCACCACGACCTCACCCTGGCCTAGGACCCCCCTTTCCCGGGCTGTATGGACACCCCCCCTCATCCCCGTGGGGTGGGAGGTCGCCACCGGGCCCTGGGGTGTTGGGGggcggcccgggggtgctgtgtgcccatGAGTGTTCCCGATGCTCAAGGTTATACAAGACAAGAAAAGGCTTGAAGCATCATGTTAAGAATGAGTGTGGGGTGGAGCCCAGATTCCAGTGTTCTCATTGCGACTGGAGGTTTAAACAGAAGGCTCACTTGTTGAGACACGTGGCAAGGAAGCATACGGCCACCTGA